A single genomic interval of Litoreibacter ponti harbors:
- a CDS encoding ligase-associated DNA damage response DEXH box helicase gives MRDLPDPIQNWFTSRGWEVHPHQRDMLAASDEPTTLLIAPTGGGKTMAGFLPTLAELYEAPRGGLHTLYISPLKALAADIKRNLRTPVDEIGLDIRIEDRTGDTSYTQKRRQRADPPHILLTTPESLALLLSYEDAPRIFDGLQRVVIDEIHALAESKRGDQLMLALSRLQSLAPGLRRVGLSATVEDPQAIANFMAHHPNSPVILQADPGSDPDISMLETQEAPPWAGGGGRYAIPAILEEVKQHNTTLIFHNTRAQAEIFFHHLWLANDQQLPIGIHHGSLARAQREKVEQAMVAGELKAIVCTGSLDLGIDWGDVDLVIQVGAPKNVKRLVQRIGRANHRYNAPSKALLVPANRFEIVECKAALDAVKEHDLDGDPRARGPRDVLCQHILIRAASGPFQAADLYQEVISAGPYTGLTRAEFDRCLDFCATGGYALRAYDRYQRIVERGGKWQLRDPRAATQIRMNVGTIIDYETLKVRLKNRRGGTPLGEVEEGFASTLTPGDTFLIGGQVVRYEGLNEMTVEVTRRASDQPKVATFNGTKFANSTQLSERILRIFQQDSWPDLPTHTADWLALQRERSRLPEPGRLLIESFPQDGRCYTCVYGFAGRNAMQTLGLLLTQRMEEQSLDPLGFLSTDYATMIWGLSEVEDPEPLFALDGLRAGLESWLAGNAVMKRTFRASAIIGGLIDRMTTGKRKSGKQATFSSDILYDTLRKYDPDHLMLDITREEAMKGLIDFGRIEDMVARTQGNIDHLSLPRVTPLAAPLFLEMGRVPVKGAAEQRLMNEAAEALMAEAGLA, from the coding sequence ATGCGCGACCTTCCCGACCCCATCCAGAATTGGTTTACCTCCCGCGGGTGGGAGGTGCATCCGCACCAGCGCGACATGCTGGCGGCCTCCGATGAGCCGACGACCCTACTGATCGCGCCCACCGGCGGCGGCAAGACCATGGCGGGCTTTTTGCCGACCCTGGCCGAGCTGTACGAAGCGCCACGCGGCGGATTGCACACGCTCTACATCTCGCCCCTGAAGGCGCTCGCCGCCGACATCAAGCGCAACTTGCGCACACCGGTCGATGAGATCGGTCTCGATATCCGGATCGAGGACCGCACGGGCGACACCAGCTACACACAGAAACGCCGCCAACGCGCCGATCCACCGCATATCCTACTGACCACGCCGGAAAGCTTGGCGCTGCTTCTCAGCTACGAAGACGCCCCGCGCATTTTCGACGGACTTCAGCGCGTGGTCATTGACGAAATTCACGCATTGGCCGAAAGCAAACGCGGCGACCAACTGATGCTGGCCCTGTCCCGCCTGCAGAGCCTCGCCCCCGGCCTGCGGCGCGTTGGCCTGTCCGCGACGGTCGAGGACCCGCAGGCGATCGCCAATTTCATGGCACATCACCCTAACAGCCCGGTGATCCTGCAGGCCGATCCGGGCTCCGACCCCGACATCTCGATGCTGGAAACGCAGGAGGCTCCACCGTGGGCTGGCGGCGGCGGACGCTACGCGATCCCTGCGATCCTGGAAGAGGTCAAGCAACACAACACGACGCTGATCTTCCACAACACCCGGGCTCAGGCAGAGATCTTCTTTCATCATCTGTGGCTCGCCAACGACCAGCAGCTCCCGATCGGAATCCACCACGGCTCCCTCGCCCGCGCGCAGCGCGAGAAGGTCGAGCAGGCGATGGTCGCGGGCGAGCTGAAAGCCATCGTGTGCACCGGCAGTCTCGATCTTGGCATTGATTGGGGGGATGTCGATCTCGTCATTCAGGTCGGAGCGCCAAAGAATGTGAAGCGACTGGTGCAGCGGATCGGCCGCGCAAACCACCGCTACAATGCCCCCTCCAAGGCCTTGCTGGTCCCGGCCAACCGGTTCGAAATCGTCGAATGCAAGGCCGCTCTCGATGCAGTTAAAGAGCACGACCTTGACGGCGACCCGCGTGCCCGGGGCCCGCGCGATGTACTATGTCAGCACATCTTGATCCGCGCCGCCTCCGGTCCCTTTCAGGCCGCTGATCTTTACCAAGAAGTGATCTCCGCCGGACCTTATACAGGGTTAACGCGTGCCGAGTTCGACCGCTGTCTCGATTTCTGCGCCACCGGCGGCTACGCCCTGCGCGCCTATGATCGCTACCAGAGGATTGTTGAAAGAGGCGGAAAGTGGCAGCTGCGCGATCCACGTGCGGCCACTCAGATTCGCATGAATGTCGGCACGATTATCGACTATGAAACGCTGAAGGTCCGCCTCAAGAACCGCCGTGGCGGCACGCCTTTGGGCGAGGTCGAGGAAGGCTTCGCATCCACCCTTACCCCCGGCGACACGTTCCTGATCGGCGGCCAGGTGGTTCGGTACGAAGGGCTGAACGAGATGACCGTGGAGGTCACGCGCCGCGCCTCGGATCAGCCGAAAGTCGCCACGTTCAACGGAACGAAATTCGCCAATTCCACGCAGCTGTCAGAGCGCATCTTGCGGATTTTTCAGCAAGACAGTTGGCCTGATCTGCCAACGCACACCGCCGACTGGCTCGCCCTGCAACGAGAACGCTCGCGTCTGCCCGAACCCGGTCGACTTCTAATCGAAAGCTTCCCGCAAGACGGGCGCTGCTACACCTGCGTCTACGGATTTGCCGGGCGCAACGCGATGCAAACGCTCGGCCTATTGCTAACACAACGCATGGAAGAGCAATCCCTTGATCCGCTTGGGTTTTTGTCTACCGACTATGCCACAATGATCTGGGGACTGAGTGAGGTCGAAGATCCAGAGCCGCTCTTCGCTCTCGATGGGCTGCGCGCCGGGCTCGAAAGCTGGCTTGCAGGCAACGCCGTGATGAAGCGAACCTTTCGCGCCTCCGCCATCATCGGCGGGCTAATCGACCGGATGACAACGGGCAAGCGCAAGTCGGGCAAGCAAGCCACGTTTTCCTCCGACATTCTCTACGACACGCTGCGCAAGTATGACCCCGACCATCTGATGCTCGACATCACCCGCGAGGAGGCCATGAAGGGCCTGATCGATTTTGGCCGGATCGAGGACATGGTCGCCCGCACCCAAGGCAACATCGACCACCTGAGCCTGCCCCGGGTCACCCCGTTGGCCGCGCCGTTATTTCTGGAAATGGGCCGCGTTCCGGTCAAGGGCGCGGCCGAGCAACGCCTGATGAACGAAGCCGCAGAGGCGCTGATGGCGGAAGCGGGTCTCGCATGA
- a CDS encoding ATPase: MNMQTTPGVQAPAPPKSLEDTGLSIVMMRDILLKTVFRKNLEHVSKMSEAICLSLPLTQQLVEIAREQKLIEAQGTLHAGSGSEMAFQLSDTGKARALDALAQSEYYGALPVPLDHYKEQVQRQSVRNIQITRERLLGSMGHLILPDDLLDNLGPAVSSGRSILLYGPPGNGKSAISNGIRDALGDMIYVPQCIEYAGQVVTLYDPIVHTLVEEEEVQASSLRRTDNRYDKRYLMCERPTVMTGGELMLNMLDLNYNATSRTYQASLQLKSTGGVFIVDDLGRQEEPPQALINRWIVPMEAEYDILALQSGEKFEVPFDTLVIFSTNFHPNEMFDGAALRRIFYKIKIDGPTQEEFLKVFAMVAKKKKVPLNEEALIHLLKVRYPTIDNLYANYHANFLIDQMISVCEYEGIPNQMTPELIDRAWANMYVKDEEIKH; this comes from the coding sequence ATGAACATGCAAACCACCCCCGGTGTACAGGCGCCGGCCCCGCCGAAATCACTGGAAGATACCGGCCTGAGCATCGTGATGATGCGCGACATCCTGTTGAAGACCGTGTTTCGCAAGAACCTCGAACATGTCTCCAAGATGTCGGAGGCGATCTGCCTTTCGCTGCCACTGACCCAGCAACTGGTCGAAATCGCGCGCGAACAGAAATTGATCGAGGCGCAAGGTACGCTTCACGCCGGCTCAGGCTCGGAAATGGCGTTCCAATTGTCCGATACAGGCAAGGCACGTGCGCTCGACGCACTTGCACAATCCGAATATTACGGCGCGCTACCCGTGCCGCTTGATCACTACAAAGAGCAGGTACAACGACAATCCGTGCGAAACATTCAGATCACGCGCGAAAGGCTGCTGGGGTCCATGGGTCACCTGATCCTGCCCGACGACCTGCTGGACAATCTGGGGCCCGCTGTAAGTTCCGGCCGCTCGATCCTTCTCTACGGCCCGCCCGGTAACGGTAAATCCGCAATCTCCAACGGTATTCGCGACGCGCTCGGCGATATGATCTACGTGCCGCAATGCATTGAATACGCAGGTCAGGTCGTCACGCTTTACGATCCGATTGTGCATACACTGGTGGAAGAGGAGGAGGTGCAGGCCTCCTCCCTGCGCCGCACCGACAACCGCTACGACAAGCGCTACCTGATGTGCGAGCGGCCCACCGTGATGACGGGTGGTGAGCTGATGCTCAACATGCTCGACCTCAATTACAACGCAACTTCAAGGACCTATCAGGCATCGCTGCAGCTGAAATCCACTGGCGGCGTGTTCATCGTGGACGACCTTGGCCGTCAGGAAGAACCGCCCCAGGCGCTGATCAACCGCTGGATTGTTCCCATGGAAGCCGAGTACGACATCCTCGCGCTGCAATCGGGCGAGAAGTTCGAAGTGCCCTTCGACACGCTGGTGATCTTCTCGACCAACTTCCACCCCAACGAGATGTTCGACGGCGCCGCCCTGCGCCGTATCTTCTACAAGATCAAGATCGACGGCCCCACGCAGGAGGAATTCCTGAAGGTCTTTGCCATGGTCGCAAAGAAGAAGAAGGTGCCGCTGAACGAGGAAGCGCTCATCCATCTGCTGAAGGTGCGCTACCCGACGATCGACAACCTCTACGCAAACTATCACGCGAACTTTCTGATCGATCAGATGATTTCCGTCTGCGAATACGAGGGCATCCCGAACCAGATGACGCCCGAGCTGATCGACCGTGCATGGGCGAACATGTACGTGAAAGACGAGGAAATTAAGCACTAA